The proteins below come from a single Serinus canaria isolate serCan28SL12 chromosome 6, serCan2020, whole genome shotgun sequence genomic window:
- the KCNIP2 gene encoding Kv channel-interacting protein 2 isoform X1, whose protein sequence is MRSKGRKESLSDSRDLDGSYDQLTGNPPVQTKKALKQRFLKLLPCCRPKSIPSLSESNVEDEFELSTVCHRPEGLEQLQEQTKFTRKELQVLYRGFKNECPSGIVNEENFKQIYSQFFPQGDSSTYATFLFNAFDTDHDGSVSFEDFVSGLSTILRGTIDDRLNWAFNLYDLNKDGCITKEEMLDIMKSIYDMMGKYTYPAMREEAPREHVENFFQKMDRNKDGVVTIEEFLESCQKDENIMRSMQLFDSVI, encoded by the exons GCAATCCGCCAGTCCAAACTAAAAAAGCGCTGAAGCAGCGATTCCTCAaactgctgccctgctgccgGCCCAAATCCATCCCCTCGCTCAGTGAAAGCAA TGTTGAGGATGAGTTTGAGCTCTCCACCGTCTGCCACCGCCccgaggggctggagcagctccaggagcagacCAAGTTCACCCGCAAAGAGCTGCAAGTCCTGTACCGAGGCTTCAAGAAT GAGTGCCCAAGTGGCATTGTCAACGAAGAAAACTTCAAGCAGATCTATTCACAGTTCTTCCCTCAAGGAG aCTCCAGCACCTATGCCACTTTCCTCTTCAACGCCTTCGACACCGACCACGATGGCTCCGTCAGCTTTGAG GACTTTGTGTCTGGGCTGTCCACCATCCTGCGGGGCACCATTGATGATCGCCTGAACTGGGCCTTCAACCTCTATGACCTGAACAAAGATGGCTGCATCACCAAAGAG GAAATGCTGGACATCATGAAGTCCATCTACGACATGATGGGCAAATACACCTACCCAGCCATGCGGGAGGAAGCACCCCGGGAGCACGTGGAGAACTTCTTCCAG AAAATGGACCGGAATAAGGATGGTGTGGTGACAATCGAGGAGTTCCTGGAGTCCTGCCAGAAG GATGAGAACATCATGCGATCCATGCAGCTCTTCGACAGCGTGATTTAG
- the KCNIP2 gene encoding Kv channel-interacting protein 2 isoform X2, with amino-acid sequence MALAEAPWDLQGLQTVGIILLLCSSLKILHALGIIDLTRGDSVEDEFELSTVCHRPEGLEQLQEQTKFTRKELQVLYRGFKNECPSGIVNEENFKQIYSQFFPQGDSSTYATFLFNAFDTDHDGSVSFEDFVSGLSTILRGTIDDRLNWAFNLYDLNKDGCITKEEMLDIMKSIYDMMGKYTYPAMREEAPREHVENFFQKMDRNKDGVVTIEEFLESCQKDENIMRSMQLFDSVI; translated from the exons ATGGCGCTTGCTGAGGCACCCTGGGACCTGCAGGGGCTGCAAACCGTGGGcatcatcctgctgctctgctccagcctcaaGATACTCCATGCTCTGGGCATCATCGACCTGACCAGGGgag ACAGTGTTGAGGATGAGTTTGAGCTCTCCACCGTCTGCCACCGCCccgaggggctggagcagctccaggagcagacCAAGTTCACCCGCAAAGAGCTGCAAGTCCTGTACCGAGGCTTCAAGAAT GAGTGCCCAAGTGGCATTGTCAACGAAGAAAACTTCAAGCAGATCTATTCACAGTTCTTCCCTCAAGGAG aCTCCAGCACCTATGCCACTTTCCTCTTCAACGCCTTCGACACCGACCACGATGGCTCCGTCAGCTTTGAG GACTTTGTGTCTGGGCTGTCCACCATCCTGCGGGGCACCATTGATGATCGCCTGAACTGGGCCTTCAACCTCTATGACCTGAACAAAGATGGCTGCATCACCAAAGAG GAAATGCTGGACATCATGAAGTCCATCTACGACATGATGGGCAAATACACCTACCCAGCCATGCGGGAGGAAGCACCCCGGGAGCACGTGGAGAACTTCTTCCAG AAAATGGACCGGAATAAGGATGGTGTGGTGACAATCGAGGAGTTCCTGGAGTCCTGCCAGAAG GATGAGAACATCATGCGATCCATGCAGCTCTTCGACAGCGTGATTTAG